GGCTGGTCAACAACCTCTCCAGCCGCAACCCGGCCAGCGTCGAGATCGCCACCCTGCTGCGCAAGCCGGAGGCGTTGTCGATGCCGGTGGAGCCGAAGTACGTCGGCTGGGACATTCCCAACGAGTTCGTCGTCGGCTACGGCCTCGACTACCGCGAGCGCTACCGCAACCTGCGCGACATCGGCACCCTCGCACCCCACGTCTACTCCTGAACGGGCCGCGCGCGGGCGCTCCGCTTCACCCCGCCTGAAACAATGGGCGCCCGAGCGGCCTGTAGCGTCGCCCCACCAACTCCGAACCGGTGAAAGTTACCTGTGAAGCGCATATTCAAGGGTCCCTGGCTGTGGATCGTCCTGTCCGCCTTCGCGGTGCTGCTGGCGATCCAGTTCCTCGCGCCCAGTGACGGCTACGACGAGGTCGACACCTCGACCCTGGCCTCCTACATCGACGAGGGCTCGGTCGAGGAGATCGAGTTCAACGGCGCCGACTTCGAGATCCAGGCGACGCTCGACGCCGGCACCCGCGACGACGGCGACAAGGTCGTCGCGCAGTACGTCGACGGCGAGCAGGAGGAGCTCCTCGCGGCCGTGCGGGAGCAGAAGGCCGCGGGCACGATCGACTCCTACAACTCGACCGTCCCCCAGCCGAGCTTCCTCGGCTCGCTGCTGGCGACCCTGCTGCCCTTCGCGCTGATCATCCTGCTCTTCATCTTCCTGATGAACCAGGCCCAGGGCGGTGGCGGACGCGGCGTGATGCAGTTCGCCAAGTCCAAGGCCAAGCTGATCACCAAGGACATGCCTAAGACGACCTTCAGCGACGTCGCCGGCTGCGAGGAGGCGATCGAGGAGCTCGGCGAGATCAAGGAGTTCCTCACCGACCCGGCCAAGTTCCAGGCCGTCGGCGCCAAGATCCCGAAGGGCGTCCTGCTCTACGGCCCTCCCGGCACCGGCAAGACGCTGCTGGCGCGTGCGGTCGCCGGCGAGGCCGGCACCCCGTTCTACTCGATCTCCGGCTCGGACTTCGTCGAGATGTTCGTCGGCGTCGGCGCCTCCCGCGTGCGCGACCTGTTCGAGCAGGCCAAGGAGAACGCCCCGGCCATCGTGTTCATCGACGAGATCGACGCCGTGGGTCGCCACCGCGGCGCCGGCATGGGTGGCGGCCACGACGAGCGCGAGCAGACCCTCAACCAGCTGCTGGTCGAGATGGACGGCTTCGACGTGCGCGGCGGGGTCATCCTCATCGCGGCCACGAACCGCCCCGACGTGCTCGACCCCGCGCTGCTGCGCCCGGGCCGCTTCGACCGCCAGATCCAGGTCGACGCCCCCGACCTCAACGGACGCCACCAGATCCTCAAGGTGCACTCGCGCGGCAAGCCGATCGCGCAGGACATCGACCTGCTCAGCATCGCGCGGCGCACGCCCGGCTTCACCGGCGCAGACCTCGCCAACGTGCTCAACGAGGCCGCGCTGCTCACCGCACGCACCAACGAGAAGCTGATCACCGACGAGGCCCTCGACGAGGCGATCGACCGCGTCATCGCCGGCCCGCAGCGCCGTACGCGCCTGATGAGCGAGCGCGAGAAGCTCATCACCGCCTACCACGAGGGCGGACACGCCCTGGTCGCCGCGGCACTGCCCGGCACCGACCCGGTGCACAAGGTCACGATCCTGCCGCGCGGTCGCGCGCTGGGCTACACGATGGTGCTGCCCGACCGCGACAAGTACTCCCAGACCCGCAGCGAGATGCTCGACTCCCTCGCCTACATGCTCGGCGGGATGGCCGCGGAGGCGCTGATCTTCCACGACGTCACCTCCGGTGCCGGCAACGACATCGAGAAGGCCACCAACCTGGCCCGCGCGATGGTGACCCAGTACGGCATGACCGAGCGCCTCGGCGCGGTCAAGCTCGGCGACAACAACTCCGAGCCCTTCCTGGGCCGCGACATGGGCCACACGCGCAACTACTCCGAGGAGACCGCCGCAGCGGTCGACGGCGAGGTCAAGGCGCTGCTCGGCCACGCCCACCAGGAGGCCTTCGAGATCCTCGAGACCAACCGCGACGTCCTCGACTCGCTGGTGCTCGCGCTGCTCGACAAGGAGACCCTCGACAAGGCGGAGATCGCCGAGATCTTCGAGGCGCTCAACCGCCGGTCCGCCCGTCCCGCGTGGACCGGTTCGCCGGAGCGGCTGCCGTCGACGATCCCGCCGGTCGACATCCCCCAGGAGATCCGCGACCGGGTCAACGCCAGCGCCTCCGCCCAGGAGGAGGAGACCCGCGGTGGTGCGATCCTGACCCCGCCGGGCGCCGGTGGGGACGTCCACGGTGGCCCCGAGCTGGGCCCGGACACGCCGACCCCGCCGTCCCCGGAGGCACGATGACCGACCCGGTCACCCTCCCGGTGCGCGCGCCCGAGGACGTCCCGGACTTCGACCACGAGCGCGCCGAGGCCGCCGTGCGCGAGCTGCTCTACGCGATCGGGGAGGATCCCGAGCGCGAGGGCCTGCTCGAGACCCCGGCCCGCGTCGCCCGGGCGTACGCCGAGCTGACGCAGGGCCTGCGCCAGACCGCGGAGGACGTGCTCACCACCACCTTCGACCTCGGCCACGAGGAGATGGTGCTGGTGCGCGACATCGAGCTGTGGTCGATGTGCGAGCACCACCTCGTGCCGTTCACCGGTGTCGCGCACGTCGGCTACATCCCCGCCGAGACCGGCAAGATCACCGGCCTGTCCAAGCTGGCGCGGCTCGTCGACGTCTACTCCAAGCGCCCCCAGGTGCAGGAGCGGCTCACCACGCAGGTCGCCGACTCCCTCATGGAGATCCTCGAGGCGCGCGGCGTGATCGTGGTGATCGAGGCCGAGCACCTCTGCATGACGATGCGCGGCGTCAAGAAGGCCGGCGCCCGCACCATCACCTCCGCGGTCCGCGGCGCGTTCCTCACCCACCAGGCGACGCGGGCCGAGGCGATGGCACTGATCCACTCAGGCACCAGGTGATCGAGGGCGCCGCCCCCCACGTTCCCCGGGTGATGGGGATCGTCAACGTCACCCCCGACTCCTTCTCCGACGGTGGTCGCCACGACACCACCGAGCGGGCCGTGGCCCACGGTCGCGCGCTGCTCGTCGAGGGTGCCGACCTGCTCGACATCGGGGGCGAGTCCACGCGTCCGGGTGCGACGCGTCCGCTGGTGGCCGAGGAGCTCGACCGGGTCGTCCCCGTGATCCGCGAGCTCGCCGCCGGCGGGGCGGTCGTCTCGGTCGACACGATGCGCGCCGAGGTCGCCGAGGCGGCGCTCGGGGCGGGCGCAGCCATCGTCAACGACGTCTCCGGGGGCCTGGCCGACCCGCGGATCCTCGACGTCGTCGCGGCGTCCCCCGCGACGTACGTCGCGATGCACTGGCGCGCCCACGCCGACCGGATGCGGGACTTCACCGACTACTCCCCGGACGGCGTCGTGTGCACCGTGCGCCGCGAGCTGGCCGAGCGCCTCGCCGCGGCCGAGGCTGCCGGGATCCCGCGCGAGCGGATCGTCCTGGACCCAGGACTGGGCTTCGCCAAGCAACCGCACCACAACTGGGAGCTGTTGAGGAACCTCGACGTGCTGGCCGACCTCGGCTGCCCGCTGCTGGTCGGCGCGAGCCGCAAGTCGTTCCTCGGCACCCTGCTGGCCGCCGCCGGCGTCGCGCGCCCGGTCGACGACCGGGAGCACGCCCACGCCGCGCTGGTCGCCGTGCTGGCCGGCCGCAGCGTCGACGTGCTGCGCGTGCACGACGTACGCGCCACGCGTGACGCGCTGGCCGTGGCGGCCGCGATGGGCGTACGCCTCGAGGACGAGCCCCACCTGCTGACCCACCGGAAGAAGGACGACGCATGACCGACGAGCCCGTCGAGACGGGCGCAGGGCGCCCTCCCCAGGATGAACTGTCGATCACAGGGATCGAGTGCTTCGCCCACCACGGTGTCTTCGACTTCGAGAAGCGCGAGGGGCAGGTCTTCGTCGTCGACCTCGTGCTCGGCATCGACACCCGCGCGGCCGGCGTCTCCGACGACCTCGAGGACACCGTGAACTACGGCTCCCTCACCATGGACGTCAAGGCTGCAGTGGAGCGCGACCCGGTCGACCTGATAGAAACCGTCGCTCAACGCATCGCCGATGTGTGCCTGCTGGACTCTCGTGTTGAATGGGCGCGAGTCACGCTCCACAAACCTGATGCACCCATCGACGCGACGTACTCGGACGTCGCGCTGACGATCACCAGAACGCGAGGCAACGCTCATGACTGAGACTCCCAACCCCAACATCGTGGACACCGACTCCCTCACCGGAGAGATGCACCCGATCCGGCGGGTGGTGGTGGCTCTCGGGTCCAACCTCGGGGAGCGGATGGCCACGCTGCAGGGTGCGGTCGAGGCGCTCGCCGACACCCCCGACTTCTTCGTCACCGGCGTCTCCCCGGTCTACGAGACCGACCCGGTGGACGCCCCCGACGGCTCCGGTCCCTACCTCAACGCCGTCCTGCTGGCCGACACCACGCTGCCCGCCCGCCGCCTCATGGAGCGCGCGCTGGCGATCGAGGACGCCTTCGAGCGCGAGCGGGGCGAGGTCAGCAACGCGCCCCGCACCCTCGACGTCGACCTGATCGTGGTGGGCGACCGCCGCTCCAACGAGGACTTCCTGCGGCTGCCGCACCCGCGCGCCCACGAGCGCGCCTTCGTGCTGCAGCCGTGGCACGACCTCGAGCCCGACGCCGTCTTCCCCGAGAGGGGACCGATCGCCGACCTGCTCGACAGCACCGACGCCACCGGGGTGCGCAGGCGCGAGGACCTCGCGCTCGAGGTCGGGTGAGGGACCCCGAGCCCGAGGAGGAGCGCCCGGAGCCGCGAGGCACCCTGCGCCCCACCTCGGCGGGTGCGCTGGCGGCCCTGGCGGTCGTGGGCCTCGTCGTGGGGTGGGGGCTGCACCCGCTCATGGACCGCCTGGTGGGACGACCGCCCCTGGTCTCGTGGGCGCAGGCCCTCGCCCTGGTGCTGGTGGCCGCGATCATGTCGTTCGTCGCCTGGCACACCTGGCAGACCGTGCAGGTGCGCGGCGAGCGCCTCGAGCCGCACCGCTCGGTGAATCGGCTCGTCCTGGCCCGGGCGTGTGCGCTGGCGGGCGCGCTCGTCACGGCCGGCTACGTCGGCTACGCCGTCAGCTGGCTGGGCGACGAGTCCGCGCTGGCCGACCGCTGGATCGTCCGTGCGGTCGTCGCCGCGCTCGGCGCGGCGGGCGTGATGCTCGCCTCGCTTGTGCTGGAGCGTGCGTGTCGCACCGACGGGGGCCGACCGCAGCCCTAGTCTGGCCGCATGTCCTCCCAGCAGCCTCAGCAGTCACAGGCGTCCCGCACCCCGGCTCGTCGTCGCCAGCGCAGCACGCGCCTGGTCGTGGCCGTGGCCCTGCTCGCCGTCTCCGCCGCGATCGTCCTCGGCGCCGTCGCGTCGTCGTCGGCCGGCCTGACCGCCGTCGCTGCCGTCCTCGCCGTGGTCCTCGGTGCCGCCGCGACCCGCATCACGCACTCCGAGGTGATGCAGGCCCGCCGCGACGCCGCGCGCGACCGCGCCGAGCAGGCTCAGGAGTACCGCGCCCTCACCGAGCGGCGTACGGCCGAGTCCGCGGTCTTCGCTGCCGACATGCGCCGAAAGATCCTCGAGCGCGAGGAGGCCATCGACGTCCTCGAGCGGGCCCTGTCGTCGGCGCAGAAGAACGCCGCCGAGCAGACCCTCAAGCGTGGCCAGGAGGCCCGTCGTGCCGACGCCGCCGACGCCGGCCGCGAGGCCGCCGAGCGTGGTCGCGACGAGGCCGAGACCCGGGCGGCCGAGGCGATCGTCATCATCGCCGAGCTCGAGGCCGAGATCGACGTCGTGCGCGCCGAGCTCGACTCGCTGCGCGCCGCTGCCGCGCGTCGCGACCACCGCAGCGCCTGACCCACCTCGCCCCGGGTCCCCCGGGCGGTGGGTGAGACAGGTTCTCTGCCGTCCGAACATGTCCCACTCACCGCTGCGCCCGGGGGTGAGTTCGTGGAGTACGGAACAATGGGGCTCGTGATCCCCGAGGACAACCGGTTCGAGAGCGACCCCGACGACGCGCTGCCCAAGGACCCGGGGCTTCCCGACGGCTGGGTGGCCGAGACGCCGGACGGTGCCGACCCCGCCACGGTGGCCCGCCTGGCCGAGCTGCTGCGCGGTCACG
This sequence is a window from Nocardioides sp. S5. Protein-coding genes within it:
- the ftsH gene encoding ATP-dependent zinc metalloprotease FtsH produces the protein MKRIFKGPWLWIVLSAFAVLLAIQFLAPSDGYDEVDTSTLASYIDEGSVEEIEFNGADFEIQATLDAGTRDDGDKVVAQYVDGEQEELLAAVREQKAAGTIDSYNSTVPQPSFLGSLLATLLPFALIILLFIFLMNQAQGGGGRGVMQFAKSKAKLITKDMPKTTFSDVAGCEEAIEELGEIKEFLTDPAKFQAVGAKIPKGVLLYGPPGTGKTLLARAVAGEAGTPFYSISGSDFVEMFVGVGASRVRDLFEQAKENAPAIVFIDEIDAVGRHRGAGMGGGHDEREQTLNQLLVEMDGFDVRGGVILIAATNRPDVLDPALLRPGRFDRQIQVDAPDLNGRHQILKVHSRGKPIAQDIDLLSIARRTPGFTGADLANVLNEAALLTARTNEKLITDEALDEAIDRVIAGPQRRTRLMSEREKLITAYHEGGHALVAAALPGTDPVHKVTILPRGRALGYTMVLPDRDKYSQTRSEMLDSLAYMLGGMAAEALIFHDVTSGAGNDIEKATNLARAMVTQYGMTERLGAVKLGDNNSEPFLGRDMGHTRNYSEETAAAVDGEVKALLGHAHQEAFEILETNRDVLDSLVLALLDKETLDKAEIAEIFEALNRRSARPAWTGSPERLPSTIPPVDIPQEIRDRVNASASAQEEETRGGAILTPPGAGGDVHGGPELGPDTPTPPSPEAR
- the folE gene encoding GTP cyclohydrolase I FolE, with translation MTDPVTLPVRAPEDVPDFDHERAEAAVRELLYAIGEDPEREGLLETPARVARAYAELTQGLRQTAEDVLTTTFDLGHEEMVLVRDIELWSMCEHHLVPFTGVAHVGYIPAETGKITGLSKLARLVDVYSKRPQVQERLTTQVADSLMEILEARGVIVVIEAEHLCMTMRGVKKAGARTITSAVRGAFLTHQATRAEAMALIHSGTR
- the folP gene encoding dihydropteroate synthase — protein: MGIVNVTPDSFSDGGRHDTTERAVAHGRALLVEGADLLDIGGESTRPGATRPLVAEELDRVVPVIRELAAGGAVVSVDTMRAEVAEAALGAGAAIVNDVSGGLADPRILDVVAASPATYVAMHWRAHADRMRDFTDYSPDGVVCTVRRELAERLAAAEAAGIPRERIVLDPGLGFAKQPHHNWELLRNLDVLADLGCPLLVGASRKSFLGTLLAAAGVARPVDDREHAHAALVAVLAGRSVDVLRVHDVRATRDALAVAAAMGVRLEDEPHLLTHRKKDDA
- the folB gene encoding dihydroneopterin aldolase is translated as MTDEPVETGAGRPPQDELSITGIECFAHHGVFDFEKREGQVFVVDLVLGIDTRAAGVSDDLEDTVNYGSLTMDVKAAVERDPVDLIETVAQRIADVCLLDSRVEWARVTLHKPDAPIDATYSDVALTITRTRGNAHD
- the folK gene encoding 2-amino-4-hydroxy-6-hydroxymethyldihydropteridine diphosphokinase, whose amino-acid sequence is MTETPNPNIVDTDSLTGEMHPIRRVVVALGSNLGERMATLQGAVEALADTPDFFVTGVSPVYETDPVDAPDGSGPYLNAVLLADTTLPARRLMERALAIEDAFERERGEVSNAPRTLDVDLIVVGDRRSNEDFLRLPHPRAHERAFVLQPWHDLEPDAVFPERGPIADLLDSTDATGVRRREDLALEVG
- a CDS encoding DUF3180 domain-containing protein, yielding MRDPEPEEERPEPRGTLRPTSAGALAALAVVGLVVGWGLHPLMDRLVGRPPLVSWAQALALVLVAAIMSFVAWHTWQTVQVRGERLEPHRSVNRLVLARACALAGALVTAGYVGYAVSWLGDESALADRWIVRAVVAALGAAGVMLASLVLERACRTDGGRPQP